The following proteins are co-located in the Streptomyces sp. NBC_00435 genome:
- a CDS encoding acyl-CoA dehydrogenase, whose translation MGIGITQEQRELAGAVRGWVARAVPPEEVRKLLDTPPQTGSRPAYWDGLLASGLLEPHLEGGTLLDLAVAVEEAARAALPGAYLPSVLASVLLDRAGAEPLGGRVGAVALGPGDLTAVAVEGGYLLDGTAPPVLGAGEADLVLLAAETAHGTRWFAVDADALDIRTQDSADPTRPTAEVRARGVTAGPGGLLELDAALVRDLACVLFAADACGTAAWALQTAAEYAKVREQFGRPIGQFQGIKHLCADMLVRVEQARALAWDAAQATEEPAEVRSLVAALAAGTALDAAYSCAKDCIQVLGGIGFTWEHDAHIYLRRALVARQLLGPGDGHRVRAVRLAAAGARRELRLELPARAETHRAKARAAIADAAGLDPTTARRVLAPTGYAAPYLPPPYGLGAGPVEQLVVQQELGAAGVKVADLGIATWVVPSLLAYGTPEQQERYLLPTLRGDVTWCQLFSEPGAGSDLASLRTKAERAATGEGWIVNGQKVWTSSAQSADYGILLARTDPDAPKHKGLGYFIVDMKAPGIDIRPLKEITGEALFNEVYFDDVQLPQDSLVGAADGGWKVARNTLGNERVHMADQMTFDTGLEALLARSAELEGGYRVRIGALAAEAHALACIGLRTTLQQVSGLEPGAGASVRKLVQTPHQQRTAELALELLGPAGAVSEGAGKRAVHGMLMSRCLTIAGGTTQVQLNVVAERILGLPRD comes from the coding sequence ATGGGCATCGGAATCACACAGGAACAGCGGGAGTTGGCCGGGGCCGTACGCGGCTGGGTCGCGCGGGCCGTGCCGCCCGAGGAGGTGCGCAAGCTCCTCGACACCCCGCCGCAGACGGGCTCGCGGCCCGCCTACTGGGACGGGCTCCTCGCCTCCGGGCTGCTGGAGCCGCACCTGGAGGGCGGGACCCTGCTCGACCTCGCCGTCGCGGTGGAGGAGGCCGCCCGGGCGGCACTGCCCGGGGCGTACCTGCCGAGCGTGCTGGCCTCCGTACTCCTCGACCGGGCCGGGGCCGAGCCGCTCGGCGGACGGGTCGGCGCCGTCGCGCTCGGGCCCGGGGACCTGACCGCCGTGGCCGTGGAGGGCGGGTACCTCCTCGACGGGACCGCGCCGCCGGTGCTGGGCGCGGGCGAGGCAGACCTCGTGCTGCTCGCCGCCGAGACCGCGCACGGGACCCGCTGGTTCGCCGTCGACGCCGACGCGCTCGACATCCGCACCCAGGACAGCGCCGACCCGACCCGTCCCACCGCCGAGGTGCGCGCCCGCGGGGTGACCGCCGGGCCGGGCGGGCTGCTGGAACTCGACGCCGCGCTCGTCCGGGACCTCGCCTGCGTACTGTTCGCCGCCGACGCCTGCGGCACCGCCGCCTGGGCGCTGCAGACCGCCGCCGAGTACGCCAAGGTCCGCGAGCAGTTCGGGCGGCCCATCGGCCAGTTCCAGGGGATCAAGCACCTGTGCGCCGACATGCTGGTGCGCGTGGAGCAGGCCCGGGCCCTCGCCTGGGACGCCGCCCAGGCCACCGAGGAGCCGGCCGAGGTCCGCTCGCTGGTGGCCGCGCTGGCCGCCGGGACCGCGCTCGACGCCGCGTACTCCTGCGCCAAGGACTGCATCCAGGTGCTCGGCGGCATCGGCTTCACCTGGGAACACGACGCCCACATCTACCTGCGGCGGGCACTCGTCGCACGCCAGCTCCTCGGACCGGGCGACGGCCACCGGGTACGGGCCGTGCGGCTCGCCGCCGCCGGAGCCCGGCGCGAGCTGCGCCTGGAGCTGCCCGCCCGGGCCGAGACCCACCGCGCGAAGGCCCGTGCCGCCATCGCCGACGCGGCCGGACTCGACCCCACCACCGCGAGACGGGTACTGGCGCCGACCGGCTACGCGGCCCCGTACCTGCCGCCGCCGTACGGACTCGGCGCGGGACCCGTCGAACAGCTCGTCGTACAGCAGGAGCTGGGGGCCGCCGGGGTCAAGGTCGCCGACCTCGGGATCGCCACCTGGGTCGTGCCCTCGCTGCTGGCCTACGGAACCCCCGAGCAGCAGGAGCGCTACCTGCTCCCGACGCTGCGCGGGGACGTCACCTGGTGCCAGCTCTTCTCCGAGCCGGGCGCGGGATCCGACCTGGCCTCGCTGCGGACCAAGGCGGAGCGGGCGGCCACGGGCGAGGGCTGGATCGTCAACGGGCAGAAGGTGTGGACGAGTTCCGCGCAGAGCGCCGACTACGGGATCCTGCTGGCCCGCACCGACCCGGACGCGCCCAAGCACAAGGGCCTCGGCTACTTCATCGTGGACATGAAGGCCCCCGGGATCGACATCCGGCCGCTCAAGGAGATCACCGGCGAGGCCCTCTTCAACGAGGTCTACTTCGACGACGTCCAGCTGCCGCAGGACTCCCTGGTCGGCGCCGCCGACGGGGGCTGGAAGGTCGCCCGCAACACCCTGGGCAACGAACGCGTCCACATGGCCGACCAGATGACCTTCGACACCGGCCTGGAGGCGCTGCTCGCGCGCTCCGCCGAACTCGAGGGCGGGTACCGGGTGCGGATCGGGGCGCTGGCCGCCGAGGCACACGCCCTGGCCTGCATCGGACTGCGCACCACGCTCCAGCAGGTCTCCGGACTGGAGCCGGGCGCGGGCGCGTCCGTACGCAAGCTCGTACAGACCCCGCACCAGCAGCGGACCGCCGAGCTCGCGCTCGAACTGCTGGGCCCGGCGGGCGCGGTGAGCGAGGGGGCGGGGAAGCGGGCGGTGCACGGGATGCTCATGTCCCGCTGCCTGACCATCGCCGGAGGTACCACGCAGGTCCAGCTCAACGTCGTCGCCGAGCGGATTCTCGGCCTTCCCAGGGACTGA
- a CDS encoding GNAT family N-acetyltransferase, with the protein MGGHTEVVRGSGGEPLAHYEEESRHGIRWADDLRLADGASPGAAAERVVVDLAGWGVTARAPLGAALVERGARAERRFDTYTHALRASPRPPEPVRLPENLAPLPAATVDPSTLRAAYGAAYPADHPDHGMSTPEDLDALMDGTLMGPLLPTSTVLVDTGRGTGVAAVLAHDCPGTPPMEGPWISEVFRDPAPAYRGAGSLLLRHVLWLSAEAGTPALGLSVTAGNHAARLYEGAGFVRTAQWADLRIH; encoded by the coding sequence GTGGGCGGCCATACCGAAGTCGTGCGGGGCTCCGGTGGCGAGCCGCTCGCCCACTACGAGGAGGAGAGCCGGCACGGCATCCGCTGGGCGGACGATCTGCGCCTGGCTGACGGAGCTTCGCCCGGCGCCGCCGCGGAGCGGGTCGTCGTGGACCTGGCGGGCTGGGGAGTGACGGCACGGGCGCCGCTGGGCGCGGCCCTGGTCGAGCGGGGCGCGCGGGCCGAGCGCCGATTCGACACCTACACCCACGCGCTGCGGGCCTCCCCGCGGCCGCCCGAACCGGTTCGACTGCCGGAGAACCTGGCCCCGCTCCCGGCCGCGACCGTGGACCCGTCGACCCTGCGGGCCGCATACGGGGCGGCCTACCCGGCCGACCACCCCGACCACGGCATGAGCACGCCCGAGGACCTGGATGCGCTGATGGACGGCACCTTGATGGGACCGCTGCTGCCCACCAGTACGGTCCTGGTCGACACCGGACGCGGGACCGGCGTCGCCGCCGTACTGGCCCACGACTGCCCGGGCACCCCTCCCATGGAAGGACCCTGGATCTCCGAGGTCTTCCGCGACCCCGCACCCGCCTACCGCGGCGCCGGCTCCCTGCTGCTGCGCCACGTCCTGTGGCTGTCGGCCGAGGCCGGGACGCCCGCCCTCGGCCTGTCGGTCACCGCGGGAAACCACGCTGCCCGGTTGTACGAGGGCGCCGGATTCGTCCGCACCGCACAGTGGGCCGATCTACGCATCCACTGA